One window of Triticum dicoccoides isolate Atlit2015 ecotype Zavitan chromosome 5A, WEW_v2.0, whole genome shotgun sequence genomic DNA carries:
- the LOC119303961 gene encoding exosome complex exonuclease RRP44 homolog A-like isoform X2, translated as MLQSKSFVKKTKQGRVVKVVREHYLRDDIPCGAFSCSSCDAAARRLNADAAAILVVDTNVVLHQIDLLENPAIEDVVVLSVVLDEVKNKNLSVYNRLKTLCTNTARRFFVFTNEHHRDTYVKEMVGESPNDRNDRAIRVAARWYQSHLGDSAKVLLVTNDRDNKRKATEEGLNAETVESYVRSLAQPGLLDLVVVPSSGDVAMEDVEDLRPSKRKIVYNEHKPMSEITSGLRCGIYHQGKLRVNRYNPFEAYVGSESIGDEIIIRGSSNMNRSFDGDIVAVELLPQDQWHDSKSFIAADDEDDNEDDVRLVPNSADDAPRNTNSMQSTVGSSAASVPSRPVGRVVGIIKRNWNSYCGSLEPMPMPAGSGGVAHALFVSKDRRIPKIRIQTRQLGNLLNKRIIVAVDSWDVMSRYPSGHYVRTIGDIGDKETETEVVLIENDINTRPFSTQVLACLPPLPWTLSPEDVANPNRQDLRHVRVFSVDPPGCRDIDDALHCTPLPNGNFEVGVHIADVTNFVHPGTPLDEEASQRATSVYLVGQRIDMLPKPLTEDVCSLRADVERLAFSVIWEMTPDADIISSRYTKSVIKSCAAMSYVEAQARMDDSRLVDPLTVDLRNLNSLAKIMRNRRCERGALTLASAEVKFEIDSETHDPLDIGIYQIREANQMIEEFMLAANVSVAEKILQHYPLCSLLRRHPSPTKEMLEPLLRTASSVGLSLDVSSSKALAESLDNAKRDDPYFNKLIRILATRCMTQAVYFCSGDLSLSEYYHYGLASALYTHFTSPIRRYADVVVHRLLAAALDIAKLPPVFQDGPQLTGIADNLNYRHRNAQMASRASVELHTLIYFRTRPVDTEARIVKIKANGFIVFVPKFGIEGPIYLTAKGDKGADWVVDEVHQKVTKPGTNISYAVLQSVMIHMEVVEPQPHRPKLQLTLI; from the exons ATGCTGCAGAGCAAGTCCTTCGTGAAGAAGACGAAGCAGGGCCGCGTCGTCAAG GTGGTCCGGGAGCACTACCTCCGCGACGACATCCCCTGCGGCGCCTTCTCCTGCTCCTCCTGCGACGCGGCCGCCCGCCGCCTCAacgccgacgccgccgccatcctcgtcgtcgacaCCAACGTCGTGCTCCACCAG ATCGATTTGTTGGAGAATCCGGCGATTGAAGATGTCGTGGTGCTGTCGGTGGTGCTGGACGAAGTGAAGAATAAGAACCTCTCCGTGTACAACAGGCTCAAGACCCTGTGCACCAACACGGCTCGGAGGTTCTTCGTGTTCACCAACGAGCACCACAG GGATACTTATGTCAAGGAGATGGTTGGAGAGAGCCCAAATGATCGTAATGATAGAG CAATCCGTGTTGCTGCTCGTTGGTACCAGAGTCACCTCGGTGACAGTGCCAAAGTGTTGCTGGTCACAAATGATAGAGATAACAAACGGAAAGCTACTGAAGAAGGCCTAAACGCAGAGACAG TTGAGTCATATGTACGATCGCTTGCGCAGCCTGGTTTGCTCGATTTGGTGGTTGTCCCAAGTAGCGGAGATGTTGCCATGGAAGATGTAGAAGATCTTAGACCATCCAAAAGGAAAATAGTTTACAATGAG CATAAACCTATGTCGGAAATTACATCTGGTCTGCGCTGTGGAATTTATCATCAAGGGAAGCTTCGAGTTAATCGTTACAATCCATTTGAAGCATATGTCGGTAGTGAGAGCATTGGGGATGAGATTATTATCCGTGGGAGTTCAAATATGAACAGGTCCTTTGACGGAGATATAGTTGCTGTAGAACTCTTGCCACAGGATCAGTGGCATGATTCGAAGTCATTTATTGCTGCTGATGATG AAGATGATAATGAAGATGATGTCCGGTTGGTTCCAAATAGTGCTGATGATGCTCCACGAAACACAAATTCCATGCAATCAACAGTTGGATCATCAGCTGCTTCTGTCCCCAGTCGTCCAGTTGGGCGTGTTGTTGGTATCATCAAGCGGAATTGGAATTC GTATTGTGGATCATTGGAGCCAATGCCCATGCCTGCTGGTAGCGGGGGCGTTGCTCATGCTCTCTTTGTGTCAAAAGATCGAAGAATTCCTAAGATTCGGATTCAAACTAGACAACTTGGGAATCTTTTAAATAAAAGGATTATCGTTGCAGTTGATTCATGGGATGTCATGTCTCGATACCCATCAGGACACTATGTGCGGACTATAGGAGATATTGGCGATAAAGAAACTGAAACAGAG GTTGTCCTAATAGAGAATGATATTAACACAAGACCTTTCTCTACACAAGTCCTTGCTTGTTTGCCGCCTTTGCCTTGGACATTGTCACCTGAGGATGTGGCTAATCCTAATAGGCAAGACTTGCGGCATGTGAGAGTTTTTAGTGTGGATCCACCTG GTTGTAGGGATATTGATGATGCACTACATTGCACACCGCTTCCAAATGGGAATTTTGAAGTTGGAGTTC ATATTGCTGATGTCACTAATTTTGTCCATCCTGGTACCCCTCTTGATGAGGAGGCCTCTCAAAGGGCAACTTCTGTTTATCTTGTTGGACAACGAATTGACATGCTGCCGAAGCCTCTAACTGAAG ATGTTTGTTCCCTTCGTGCTGATGTTGAGAGGCTGGCATTCTCCGTCATTTGG GAAATGACACCTGATGCTGATATCATATCTTCAAGATACACAAAGAGTGTTATAAAGTCTTGTGCTGCAATGTCTTATGTGGAAGCCCAAGCAAGAATGGATGACAG CCGTTTGGTCGATCCACTGACTGTAGACTTGCGGAACTTAAATTCATTAGCAAAG ATAATGAGAAATCGACGTTGCGAAAGAGGGGCCCTGACTCTTGCTTCAGCAGAAGTTAAATTCGAAATTGACAGTGAAACTCATGATCCCCTTGACATAG GAAtatatcaaattcgtgaggcaaacCAAATGATTGAAGAGTTTATGTTGGCAGCAAATGTTTCTGTTGCTGAGAAGATTTTGCAGCACTACCCCTTGTGTTCATTGCTACG GCGTCATCCTAGTCCAACAAAGGAGATGCTTGAGCCATTACTCCGTACTGCCTCCTCTGTTGGCCTAAGTCTAGACGTATCATCCTCAAAAGCATTAGCTGAATCACTTGATAATGCGAAG AGAGATGACCCGTACTTCAACAAGCTTATCCGGATTTTGGCAACTAGATGCATGACACAA GCAGTTTACTTTTGCAGTGGAGATTTGAGCTTGTCTGAGTATTATCATTATGGGCTTGCATCTGCTCTGTATACTCATTTCACTTCTCCTATTCGCAGATACGCAG ATGTTGTGGTGCATAGGTTGCTAGCTGCTGCTCTAGATATTGCGAAACTTCCACCAGTCTTCCAGGATGGTCCACAACTCACAGGCATCGCCGACA ACTTGAATTATAGGCACCGAAATGCCCAAATGGCAAGCAGAGCATCGGTTGAGCTCCACACTCTCATATATTTCAGGACAAG GCCCGTGGATACTGAAGCTAGAATAGTAAAGATCAAGGCAAATGGTTTCATAGTCTTCGTCCCAAA GTTTGGCATAGAAGGGCCCATCTATCTTACGGCGAAGGGAGACAAAGGGGCTGACTGGGTAGTAGACGAGGTTCACCAGAAAGTAACCAAGCCTGGAACAAACATAAGCTATGCTGTGTTGCAGAGTGTTATGATCCATATGGAAGTGGTGGAGCCTCAGCCCCACCGCCCCAAGCTGCAGCTCACCCTCATATGA
- the LOC119303962 gene encoding glyceraldehyde-3-phosphate dehydrogenase B, chloroplastic-like — MAAHAALAATRIPTSARLHSKAASRQRVDFADFSGLRPGSCSVSAAAREASFSDVLGAQLVARASGENAVRAPAEAKLKVAINGFGRIGRNFLRCWHGRENSPLEVIVINDSGGVRNASHLLKYDSMLGTFKADVKIVDNETISVDGKNIQVVSNRDPLKLPWAELGIDIVIEGTGVFVDGPGAGKHLQAGAKKVIITAPAKGADIPTYVVGVNEGDYDHDVANIVSNASCTTNCLAPFAKILDEEFGIVKGTMTTTHSYTGDQRLLDASHRDLRRARAAALNIVPTSTGAAKAVSLVLPQLKGKLNGIALRVPTPNVSVVDLVINTVKTGITADDVNAAFRKAADGPLKGILDVCDEPLVSVDFRCSDVSTSIDASLTMVMGDDMVKVVAWYDNEWGYSQRVVDLAHLVAAKWPGAGTGGSGDPLEDYCKTDPNAVECKVFDE; from the exons ATGGCCGCCCATGCAGCTCTCGCCGCCACCCGCATCCCCACCAGCGCGCGTCTGCACAGCAAGGCCGCCTCCAGGCAGAGGGTTGACTTCGCCGACTTCTCCGGGCTGAGGCCGGGGTCGTGCTCcgtcagcgccgccgccagggaggCGTCCTTCTCCGATGTCCTCGGCGCGCAGCTCGTCGCCAGG GCTTCCGGCGAGAACGCCGTGAGGGcaccggcggaggcgaagctgaaggtggccatcaacgggTTCGGCCGCATCGGGCGCAACTTCCTCCGGTGCTGGCACGGCCGCGAGAACTCGCCGCTCGAGGTCATCGTCATCAACGACAGCGGAGGCGTCAGGAAC GCGTCTCACCTGCTCAAGTACGACTCGATGCTGGGCACGTTCAAGGCGGACGTGAAGATCGTGGACAACGAGACCATCAGCGTCGACGGCAAGAACATCCAGGTCGTCTCCAACAGGGACCCCCTCAAGCTGCCATGGGCCGAGCTCGGCATCGACATCGTCATCGAG GGTACTGGAGTGTTCGTGGACGGCCCCGGCGCCGGGAAGCATCTCCAGGCCGGCGCCAAGAAGGTCATCATCACCGCTCCGGCCAAGGGCGCCGACATCCCCACCTACGTCGTCGGCGTCAACGAGGGCGACTACGACCATGACGTCGCCAACATCGTCAG CAACGCTTCTTGCACCACCAACTGCCTCGCGCCATTCGCCAAAATCCTGGACGAGGAGTTCG GGATCGTGAAGGGCACCATGACCACGACGCACTCGTACACGGGCGACCAGAGGCTGCTGGACGCGTCCCACCGCGACCTGCggagggcgagggcggcggcgctgaACATCGTGCCGACGAGCACGGGCGCGGCCAAGGCCGTCTCCCTGGTGCTGCCCCAGCTAAAGGGCAAGCTCAACGGCATCGCGCTCCGCGTGCCCACGCCCAACGTCTCCGTGGTGGACCTCGTCATCAACACCGTCAAGACCGGCATCACCGCCGACGACGTGAATGCGGCGTTCCGCAAGGCCGCCGACGGGCCGCTCAAGGGCATCCTCGACGTCTGCGACGAGCCGCTCGTGTCCGTCGACTTCCGCTGCTCCGACGTCTCCACCAGCATCGACGCCTCCCTCACCATGGTCATGGGCGACGACATGGTCAAGGTCGTCGCCTGGTACGACAACGAGTGGGGCTACAG CCAGCGCGTGGTTGATCTGGCGCACCTGGTGGCGGCCAAGTGGCCGGGCGCCGGGACCGGCGGCAGCGGCGACCCGCTGGAGGACTACTGCAAGACCGACCCCAACGCCGTGGAGTGCAAGGTGTTCGACGAGTGA